The Bacillus sp. Y1 genome includes the window AAATTACAATCGTTGTTCCTTCAAACAGTAGGGCTGGTATTTGATAACAAAGTGATTTCCCTCCACCAGTTGGCATAATGCAAATTCCATCATTCCCGTTAAGCACCGTTTGAATAATTTGTTCTTGACCCTTTCGAAAGCTAGAATATCCAAAATAAGATTGGAGTAAATGCACTGCTTGATCGATCAAAACTCAGGTCTCCTCTCTATTCGCTTGCCTTATACCCATGCCTCTCCATTGCCGCATAGATCGTTTTAAGCTTAGGGTTTCCTTCCCCTACCACTTCATCTTCTAGCACAACAACCGGATAAAACATATCTTCCTCAATGACACGTTCAGCAAAGGCTTGCTTTTTTTCATCGTTTGGTGGTTGATAAATATCTACATAAGTTATTTGAAATGGTTGGTTTGGGTACTTTCTTCCAATTGCCGCTTCCAACCATTCGTAGGTTTCTTTTGATGATGGTAAATTCACACAGCTTGGGCAAAGTACTTCTGCCCCGTATACTACAAGCTCAATCATGTTCCTTCCCCCTTTTACTCACTATGTCTATTTTACATGATAAAAGGAGCAGAACACACTAGTTTGACGATTTTTGGATTTGAGTATTACCAATAGATTTTTTTAATTAAAATGATTATAATAAGGGGTATGAAGGGAGCGATTTAGATGGCAGAGCAAGAAATGTTTGAACAAGTTCAAGAGGTACTAAATAAATTACGTCCATTCCTTCTTCGTGATGGTGGGGACTGTGAATTAGTAGACGTTGAGGATGGCATCGTTAAGCTTCGTTTGTTAGGCGCATGCGGTAGCTGCCCAAGCTCAACAATTACTTTAAAAGCTGGAATTGAGCGTGCTCTTTTAGAGGAAGTTCCAGGCGTAGTGGAAGTAGAACAAGTATTTTAATGATTGAAGAAAAAAGCGATTTCCTGCGAAATCGCTTTTTCTTATTTTTCTAGTCTTTTGACCTTTTTTTGCACACGGCTTCCGTCTTTGTCTATTTGCAAAGAGTAGAACGATACATGAGGCAAATACGATTCCATACGACCGATTACCTCTTGTCCGAGCCCTTTTTCTACAAAGCAGATGACACTTGGACCAGCACCACTTAGTGCAACTCCAAAGGCACCATATTGAAGCGCTAAGTCTTCAACTTGCTCCAGTTCAGGCACAATCGATTTTCTGTAAGGCTGATGAAACAAGTCCTTGCTCATCATTTTACCGGCTAATGGTAAATTCCCTTGTAAAAGAGCTGCCACTAGCACGTTCGACACAGAACTAGCGCGAACAGCTGTAGCGTATGAAAGTTCTGAAGGCAAGACACCTCGAGAGGCTTTTGTCAGCAACTCTTCTTTTGGTACGACCATGACAATATCAAAAGCAAGATCTGAATAGGTTAAAAAATCAACCTCTTCCCCGATCTGCGTTCCTACAATCAAACCACCGTAAAGAGCTGCACCTGCATTATCTGGATGCCCCTCCATGACCGAAGCAATCTTCATTTTTTCCTCTTTTGTAAGCCCTAGTTCGCCTACATGATCAGCGAGTTCAATCGCTGCAACAATCGCTGCAGCACTTGAACCAAGACCTCTTGCTAATGGAATATCACTTTTCATTTTTATCAAACATGGAGATAAACTCTTTCCATATTTCTCAGCAATTTCGATGGCGGTTGAAACAATAAAGTTTGTTTCATCCTTCGGAAATACCTCAAGCTCTTCTGAAAGCATTTCAATTTGCCATTTCGCTGCTTTTTCTACTTCAAGTGATAAATAAAGATTTAGTGCTAACCCGACAGAATCGAAGCCAGGTCCTAAATTGGCCGTACTTGCTGGTACATCGATGATAAGTACAGCTTCTTCACTCATTGATGAACAACCCCTCGAATGTGGTTCGCAACAGCTTGTTCATCATTTGGTAACAATACCGGCTTAATTGGGCTGCACACGATCGCTGTATTAGGATCCTTCAATCCATTTCCAGTCAAGATTGCAACAATTTTGCTACCCTTAGCGATGGTTCCATTTTGCAATTGCTTATATACACCAGCAATAGACGCACATGATGCAGGCTCAGCAAATACACCTTCTGTTGATGCAAGTTTTTGATAAGCAGCGAGAATTTCTTCATCGCTCACTTCATCAATTTTCCCTGCTGATTCTTCGACTGCAGCAGAAGCTAAATGCCAGCTTGCTGGATTTCCGATACGAATCGCAGTTGCAATTGTTTCAGGGTTTTCAAACACACGGTTATGAACGATTGCTGCTGCCCCTTCTGCTTCGAAACCATGCATCTTTGGTAATGCAGTTCCCTTTGCCTCATGATATTCCTTAAAGCCTTTCCAGTACGCACTGATATTCCCCGCATTCCCAACAGGGATAGCTAAAATATCTGGCGCTCCACCTAGCTGGTCGCACACTTCAAATGCAGCAGTTTTTTGCCCTTCAAGTCGGTATGGATTCACCGAGTTAACTAATGCAACAGGCTCAGTTTCACTGATTTTACGTACCATTGCTAAAGCTTGGTCAAAGTTTCCTTCAATAGAGATAATCTCTGCTCCGTACATGATTGCTTGCGCTAGCTTACCCATGGCAATCTTACCTTCAGGAATTACAACAATACAACGCATCCCAGCTCTTGCTGCGTATGCTGCAGCTGCTGCAGACGTATTTCCTGTTGATGCACAGATAACTGTATCGCTGCCTTCTTCCTTCGCCTTGGCAACTGCCATAACCATACCACGGTCTTTAAAAGAACCCGTTGGATTTGTTCCCTCTGTCTTAACGTAAAGTTCTACTCCCCACTCTTTTGAAAGATTCTCAAGATAAATTAATGGAGTATTGCCTTCGTTTAATGTTAATTTCGGAGTGTTCTCACTTACAGGAAGAAACTCTTTATATTCTTGAATTAATCCTTGCCACCTCATGTTCTACTTGCTCCCTTCCACTCGATACGAGCTCTTGATTTGCTTTGTTGTTTCTAGGTCTCTTAATTTTACTAAAATATCCTCGTAATCCTGTAAAGAAGCATGGTGTGTGACTAACACAATTTCTGCTAAGCCTTTTTCCTTCACTGGAAGCTGAAGAATTTTTTCAAAACTTACATGATGTTCTGAGAAAATAGAAGTGATGTTTGCAAATACACCTACTTCATCGTTCACTAATAAACGCAAGAAATACTTCGATCTGATTTCATGAGCTTCTTTCAGCTTTTTCGGGTATTGTGGAGTAACCGCACTTGTACCATTTACACCAAGACGCATGTTTTTCATCACTCCAACTAGATCTGAAACAATAGCTGTCGCTGTTGGAAGGCTCCCAGCTCCTGGTCCGTAAAACATCGTTTCTCCTACCGCTTCCCCGTAAACGTACACTGCATTGTATTCGTTATGAACAGATGCTAACGGATGCGAATCTACTAAGAATGTTGGCTGAACACTTACCTCAACTTTATCATCGTCAAGATCCGCGATACCGATCAGCTTCATTGTATATCCAAGCTGCTTTCCGTATTCTAAGTCTTCTTCAGTAATATCGGTAATTCCTTTTACTTTTACATCATCTAAATCAATTTTCATTGAAAAGCCAAGAGTTGAAAGGATGGCCATCTTTCTTGCGGCATCAAGCCCTTCTACATCAGCTGTTGGATCACTTTCAGCAAAACCAAGATCTTGCGCTTCTTTTAATACCTCTTCATACGCACTTCCGTCCTGAGCCATTTTCGTTAAAATGAAGTTGGTTGTTCCATTTACAATTCCCATCATCTTCGTAATACGATCAGAGGCTAAACCATCTACTAGACCTCTTAAAATAGGAATTCCACCTGCAACACTTGCCTCATAAAACAAGTCACAGCCATTATCAGAAGCTGCAGTGAGTAGCTGCGAACCATAGAGAGCCATTAAATCCTTGTTTGCTGTCACCACATGTTTCTTATTATTTAGAGCTGATAGAAGATGTTGCCTCGTTTCCTCAACACCACCCATTACTTCAATAACCACATCGATTTCCGAATCTTGTAGTATATCATTAGGATTTGTTGTTAACATTTCTCTATTTAAACTTACATCTCTTTGTTTGTCGATATCTTTTACTAACACTTTTTTTATCTGAACAGGACAGCCAACTTGGTGCATGAGTTTGTCTTGATGATTTTCAATAATTTTCACTACACCCGTACCGACCGTGCCTAAACCTAGTAATCCAATTGAGATAGCTTTCATCCTTTTCCCCTCCTACGTGTATTTCTGGAATGAACAGTTGTTTGTGTATAGTAGACATTATAGATGGAGGGACTCAATATTACAAGGGTTAATTATAGGGAGAATTTATTTGCAAGCGCTTTATCCCTTGTATTATTTGATTATTTCGAGAAATATATTTTTTCTATATTATAGCCAATCCAACTTCGGTATCTTCATTCTGCGGACCGGCACCTCTGCTAGTTGATAAAAGGACGATAAAAATTCTTCATGTTCCTTTGTTTGATCGAGACTTTTAACGAATCGATCCTGTAAACTATTTTTTTCCTGCTCGGAGCTGGTGATATAGTAGTTCTCGACATTATCAAAGAAATGAAGGGGAAATAGCAATCTTGCGTACAACAGTCGCCATGAGAAAGAGGATAGTGGCATCACTGTTTGATAATCCTGAAAGAACTGACTTACCTCTGGCTCGTATAGCTTAATATTGGTAAAATATCGGTCTCTTGTCCATTCTGCTAAATCCCGACTGCAGTGGTCAAACACCCACTCAAATGGATTTTTCATATAGATTTGATTTCCCCATGTATGTTTTGTAAATCGAACATGACAGATCGTTCCACTGTCAACCGCTTGTGGATCATCATCAAGCTCCGTATCAACTAAGTATTGAATAGCATTTTCGGCAAGCCCCATATAATAAGGAAATGCTTCTAAGAAAAACCGTTCAAATTCATGGTCTGGCTGCTTATAAAGCATATCATTCCATACCCGTTCCATTTGATCTAGCCGTTGCTCCCAGTACTGCTTCCATTTTCCGATTCGGTTGATTTTGTTTGTTTGGAAATTAACTGTTCTTCCCCTGTAATGGAATTTAGAAAGTTTACGACCTATATGTTGCTGATTTCTATTTGTAGACATATGACAAACAAGAACTACATACTTCCCCTGCTGAATCTCAATTACCGATTCTCCTGATTCTTTTTGTAAAAATTGACAAGTATTCCGATCCCCTTGGTTCAAGACATGTGTAGAAAGCTGCATGAGCTCAGATAGATTTTCCTCAGGTAGGGAGTTTACAGGTACGAGCATATATATTTGATTTTTTATTCTTCCTGACTCATATCGTCCTACCGAGAGTGGCTCTTCTATTTGAAGTTGAAAATGTTCACTTAATATTTCTCGAAGCATACATACACCCACTTTTGTTTGTTTTACTACTTATGTATATGTTCATGGCAAAGAAAACTTGTGTTTTGTTGTATAAGAGATACCGAAGTGACAAATGCTTCAAAGGTAGACCGTGCACCCAAAATTGGTTCCGTGCATAATTTTAATGATATAGTTATATATATAGTGAAAATGAGAGAGAAAAGGTGAAGCGAATGGCTGAAGAGAAGAAGATGAGTCTATCAGAAGAAACAGCACGTAAATGGCTACACGAGCGAGGCGTGGAAGTTCAAGACATTGCTGACCTTGTCTATTTTCTACAGGAAAAGTACCATCCTGATTTACAGATGAAAGACTGCATTGAAAATGTGGAGCGAGTGCTTTCTAAAAGAGAAGTTCAAAATGCCATTTTAACCGGAATTCAGTTAGACATTATGGCTGAAAAAAAATTGATGGAAGAGCCGTTGCAATCCATTATTGAGGTGGATGAAGGACTTTATGGAGTTGACGAGGTTCTTGCTTTCTCCATCGTCAATGTGTACGGTTCCATCGGTTTTACGAACTACGGGTATATTGATAAATTAAAACCTGGGATACTAAAAGACCTCAATGACAAGTCTTCAGGAAAATGCCACACCTTCTTAGATGACATTGTTGGCGCCGTTGCCGCTGCTGCTTCTAGCCGGTTAGCGCATCGTGCTCAGAATACGGAATAATAAAAGAAAGGGATGAACACGAGTGTTCATCCCTTTCCTTCACTTATACTTCCCACTGATCCAACGAGTCAAGAACATAGGTTGGCTTCTTTTCGTAACCTTGTAACAGCTCCTTCGTCGTGACGCCTGTGTGAACTAATAATGTGTCTAGACCTGCGTTCATTCCAGCCAAAATATCCGTGTCATAATAGTCTCCTACCATGATGGTGTCTTCTTTTCTTGTTCCTAGTACCTCAAGCGCTTGCTCCATAATGATGGCCTCTGGCTTTCCAATAAAAATTGGTTTTGTTGCGGTTGAGACAGCGATCACTGAAGTGAGTGATCCATTTCCAGGCAACAATCCACGCTCTGTTGGAATCGCAATATCTGCGTTCGTTGAAATAAATGTTGCCCCCCATCGAACCGCTAAACAAGCAGTGGCAAGCTTTTCATATGTAATGTCACGGTCAATTCCACATACCACAAAGTCAACATCTGTCTCAGCTTGCTGAAATCCTTTCTCAGCTAATGCAGTTTTAAGTCCCTCTTCGCCAATACAATACACGACTGCGTCTTGTTTTTGCGTAGCGATATAGTTTGCTGTTGCCATGCTAGTTGTAAATACTTGGTCATCGGTCGTTGGAATGCCGAAATCACGTAGTTTTGTTGCTACCTGGCTAGGTGTTCTTGAGGAATTGTTGGTTACAAATAAATACGGTATCTTTTGCTCCTTTAACTGCTTCACGAAATCTGCTGCTTCTTGAATTAATTCAGTTCCTCTATACATCGTTCCGTCTAGGTCGATTAGGTATCCTTTATACTTTTTCATTTTTTTAGCTCCTGATTATTTTTTTATGTGGTTTTCGATAAAGCGGGTGGATTTCTTGCAATTTTCTTAAGCTATTGCAGGTTTTGCTATGAGAATTAGCTTAAATTTACGAATTCTATCAGAACCTAGCTACAAGTTGGAAGATTTTTTTGCGATCCTCAGATTTTACTTGCTATTCTTAAGTTTTATTTGCGATTCTTGGAATTTACTTGCGATCCCCAAATTTTATTTGCGATTCTCAGAATTTATTTGCGATCCCCAAATTTTATTTGCGATTCTCAGAATTTATTTGCGATCCTCAAATTTTATTTGCGATTCTCAAAATTCACTTGCGAAACTCAAAATTTATTTTGCTATCCCTTTTAGGACCCCATTCAAATACCACAATCCTCCCTAATTATTCTGCACAAAACAGAGGGAAAACACAAAAAAGCCTCAACAGCAGAGGCTTTGCTTAGTTTTTAAATGCGGTGACTGGACCGAGTTCGTTCGTTAAGTACTGTCTTACAGCATCAGAAACAAGCTTAATCGATGGAAGGATCCGTGAAAAAGTATTCTTCACATCTTCATGATCAATCCTTGTATAATCCTGAACGAGTGTTTTGCGATATTGAACCATCACTTTCAAGTCCAGGCTCATATTAGGTGAAATGACCAACTCATCCTCAAGTATATCGATAATATCCTCATAGCTACCAGGGTCACGCATGATAAATCCGTCTATCATCGCGTTGCCAACATCAAGGATAGATTCAATCATCATGTGTGTAAGGCGCTCAAGTGCAGCCTGTTCAAGAGCCGTACTCCACTCATTCTTTCCTTCAAACTGCTGTATTTGCTTTTCTAAATAAATTAATCTTTCCTCAATTAATTCTCTATCAACAAAGTACACGTATCGTAGCTCCTTTCCTAATAGCACAATTTTTGTTTATACAGATGCTAGTCCATGAGTTAACGAAGCTGGCCTAGCAAATAAGTATCCTTGTGCTAAATCAACACGATTTCTGAATAAGACAGAGGCTTCCTCTTCACTTTCAATTCCTTCAGCAACAACGAGGGATCCGGCCTCACGGGCAACAAGAAGAAGTCCCTTAAGCATAGATTCTTTCACTGAGTTTTTGTCAATATCCTGAATGACGGAACGGTCAATTTTTATAATATCAGGCATAATTTCACTAATAGTGTTTAATGACGCATAACCTGCACCCGTATCATCCACCGCAATACGGAATCCGAAATTTCTTAGAAGGTTGATATTATAAATAAAATATTCCATACCATCGATGGAATCTCTCTCTGTAATTTCAATCGTAATTTGAGTCGGCGAGATATTTTTATATTTCCCCATCAGTTTCTTTAGGTCACGAATGAACTTTTGATTTCCCACCGTAATCGGCGTAAAGTTAATGAAAATATCGTGTGGACATCCTGTATCATTAATTTGTTGCAGTGCTTTTTCTAGAACAATTAATTCTAAGTCATATAACATTCCTGTTTGGCGTGCAACCGAAAATAGATGTAATGGGTTTTCATATTCCGTTCCCTTTGGTCCTCTTGTTAGCATTTCCCAGGCACGGATTTCCTTCGTGGCTACATCAAAGATCGGTTGGGCGAGAAGCAAAATATTC containing:
- a CDS encoding YuzD family protein, with translation MIELVVYGAEVLCPSCVNLPSSKETYEWLEAAIGRKYPNQPFQITYVDIYQPPNDEKKQAFAERVIEEDMFYPVVVLEDEVVGEGNPKLKTIYAAMERHGYKASE
- the thrB gene encoding homoserine kinase, which produces MSEEAVLIIDVPASTANLGPGFDSVGLALNLYLSLEVEKAAKWQIEMLSEELEVFPKDETNFIVSTAIEIAEKYGKSLSPCLIKMKSDIPLARGLGSSAAAIVAAIELADHVGELGLTKEEKMKIASVMEGHPDNAGAALYGGLIVGTQIGEEVDFLTYSDLAFDIVMVVPKEELLTKASRGVLPSELSYATAVRASSVSNVLVAALLQGNLPLAGKMMSKDLFHQPYRKSIVPELEQVEDLALQYGAFGVALSGAGPSVICFVEKGLGQEVIGRMESYLPHVSFYSLQIDKDGSRVQKKVKRLEK
- the thrC gene encoding threonine synthase; its protein translation is MRWQGLIQEYKEFLPVSENTPKLTLNEGNTPLIYLENLSKEWGVELYVKTEGTNPTGSFKDRGMVMAVAKAKEEGSDTVICASTGNTSAAAAAYAARAGMRCIVVIPEGKIAMGKLAQAIMYGAEIISIEGNFDQALAMVRKISETEPVALVNSVNPYRLEGQKTAAFEVCDQLGGAPDILAIPVGNAGNISAYWKGFKEYHEAKGTALPKMHGFEAEGAAAIVHNRVFENPETIATAIRIGNPASWHLASAAVEESAGKIDEVSDEEILAAYQKLASTEGVFAEPASCASIAGVYKQLQNGTIAKGSKIVAILTGNGLKDPNTAIVCSPIKPVLLPNDEQAVANHIRGVVHQ
- a CDS encoding homoserine dehydrogenase yields the protein MKAISIGLLGLGTVGTGVVKIIENHQDKLMHQVGCPVQIKKVLVKDIDKQRDVSLNREMLTTNPNDILQDSEIDVVIEVMGGVEETRQHLLSALNNKKHVVTANKDLMALYGSQLLTAASDNGCDLFYEASVAGGIPILRGLVDGLASDRITKMMGIVNGTTNFILTKMAQDGSAYEEVLKEAQDLGFAESDPTADVEGLDAARKMAILSTLGFSMKIDLDDVKVKGITDITEEDLEYGKQLGYTMKLIGIADLDDDKVEVSVQPTFLVDSHPLASVHNEYNAVYVYGEAVGETMFYGPGAGSLPTATAIVSDLVGVMKNMRLGVNGTSAVTPQYPKKLKEAHEIRSKYFLRLLVNDEVGVFANITSIFSEHHVSFEKILQLPVKEKGLAEIVLVTHHASLQDYEDILVKLRDLETTKQIKSSYRVEGSK
- the yutH gene encoding spore coat putative kinase YutH — translated: MLREILSEHFQLQIEEPLSVGRYESGRIKNQIYMLVPVNSLPEENLSELMQLSTHVLNQGDRNTCQFLQKESGESVIEIQQGKYVVLVCHMSTNRNQQHIGRKLSKFHYRGRTVNFQTNKINRIGKWKQYWEQRLDQMERVWNDMLYKQPDHEFERFFLEAFPYYMGLAENAIQYLVDTELDDDPQAVDSGTICHVRFTKHTWGNQIYMKNPFEWVFDHCSRDLAEWTRDRYFTNIKLYEPEVSQFFQDYQTVMPLSSFSWRLLYARLLFPLHFFDNVENYYITSSEQEKNSLQDRFVKSLDQTKEHEEFLSSFYQLAEVPVRRMKIPKLDWL
- a CDS encoding phosphatidylglycerophosphatase A family protein, giving the protein MAEEKKMSLSEETARKWLHERGVEVQDIADLVYFLQEKYHPDLQMKDCIENVERVLSKREVQNAILTGIQLDIMAEKKLMEEPLQSIIEVDEGLYGVDEVLAFSIVNVYGSIGFTNYGYIDKLKPGILKDLNDKSSGKCHTFLDDIVGAVAAAASSRLAHRAQNTE
- a CDS encoding TIGR01457 family HAD-type hydrolase, with the translated sequence MKKYKGYLIDLDGTMYRGTELIQEAADFVKQLKEQKIPYLFVTNNSSRTPSQVATKLRDFGIPTTDDQVFTTSMATANYIATQKQDAVVYCIGEEGLKTALAEKGFQQAETDVDFVVCGIDRDITYEKLATACLAVRWGATFISTNADIAIPTERGLLPGNGSLTSVIAVSTATKPIFIGKPEAIIMEQALEVLGTRKEDTIMVGDYYDTDILAGMNAGLDTLLVHTGVTTKELLQGYEKKPTYVLDSLDQWEV
- a CDS encoding DUF86 domain-containing protein, with the protein product MYFVDRELIEERLIYLEKQIQQFEGKNEWSTALEQAALERLTHMMIESILDVGNAMIDGFIMRDPGSYEDIIDILEDELVISPNMSLDLKVMVQYRKTLVQDYTRIDHEDVKNTFSRILPSIKLVSDAVRQYLTNELGPVTAFKN
- a CDS encoding EAL domain-containing protein, whose amino-acid sequence is MAWTTKSLNNLLQWRKVVWPLRSIRMYPPQFVIRDPIIQGVQKSFNQGHEVAVIVFNISNIKDIYEQLSEKQYIDFIKKLKMNFQQVIQEQIEDDDLLLLHDYNSDGVTLFIKVDHEQHCISEIDQVMKKVLRETEKRVCDQFPSLYIQFESGYMFVEKKQYSIQEAILKAGQQALAMAEKRVQTEFNELLYSLSRIVAQKNILLLAQPIFDVATKEIRAWEMLTRGPKGTEYENPLHLFSVARQTGMLYDLELIVLEKALQQINDTGCPHDIFINFTPITVGNQKFIRDLKKLMGKYKNISPTQITIEITERDSIDGMEYFIYNINLLRNFGFRIAVDDTGAGYASLNTISEIMPDIIKIDRSVIQDIDKNSVKESMLKGLLLVAREAGSLVVAEGIESEEEASVLFRNRVDLAQGYLFARPASLTHGLASV